From the Eubacterium sp. 1001713B170207_170306_E7 genome, the window GGTGGGCGAAACCTACCGCATTCCAATGTCTCACGGCGAAGGCCGCTTCATTGCCAGCGATGCGGTAATGAAGGAGCTTATCGCAGGGGGCCAGGTGGCGACCCAGTATGTCGATTTTGACGGCAACGCCACCATGGACGGCGCCTTTAACCCCAACGGCTCTACCTGTGCGGTGGAAGGGATCACCAGTGCGGACGGCCGTATTCTGGGCAAGATGGGACATTCCGAACGTATCGGAAAAGGATTATACAAAAACATTCCGGGTGAGAAGGATCAGTTGATCTTTAAATCCGGTGTTGAATATTTCAAGTAAAAGAAGGAGAATACAATTATGCCAAAAGTAGCAGTTATCATGGGCAGCGACTCGGATTTTGATGTTGTAAAGAAATGCCTGATCGCTTTGGAAAAATTTGATATTGAATATGACGCTGAGGTTATTTCAGCACACCGGAATCCGGACAAGATTTTCTCATACGTCCGTTCTGCCGAAGAAAACGGCATCGAACTGATCATTGGCGCTGCCGGCAAAGCCGCTCATTTACCGGGGGTTATGGCAGGGCTTACCCCGCTTCCGGTTATTGGTATCCCCATTCAGACCTCTTTCCAGGGCGGCCTGGATTCCTTACTCTCCATCGTGCAGATGCCTTCCGGCGTACCGGTTGCCACTGTTGCGGTAAACGGCGCGGAAAACGCCGGGATCCTGGCAGCTCAGATGCTTTCCATCAAGTATCCTGAAATCCGTGAAAAGATGAAAGCCTACAAGGAAACACTGGACGAAGAAGTCACGGCTAAGAATGAAAAGCTTCAGGCCAAGATTAATGGTTAATTCATTATTTCAAATATAGAAAGAGGTATTAAAATGCAGAAATTAGAACAGTTATATGAAGGCAAGGCTAAAAAAGTTTTCAAAACAGAAGATCCGGACCAGTTTATCATCGAATACAAGGATGACGCAACCGCAGGAAACGGCGAAAAAAAAGGCACCATTGTGGGCAAGGGCGTCATCAATAATAAAATGACCGCCACCATTTTCAAAATGCTGGAGGAACAGGGGATCCCGACACATTTCATCGAGCTGTTATCAGACAACGAACAGCTGGTAAAGGCAGTCACCATCTTCCAGCTGGAAGTGATCATCCGCAACACCGCTGCCGGCTCCATCTGCAAGCGCCTTCCATTTGAAGAAGGACAGGCTCTTGAAACACCCATCTTTGAATTCTGCTATAAGAATGATGACTACGGCGATCCTGTCATCAACGACAATCATGCCACTGCCCTGAAGCTGGCAACCCAGGAAGAGCTGGACGCTATCCGTGAAATGACCATGAAGATCAATGATATCCTGAAAGCATATTTCCTGGAAAAGGGCATTAACCTGATCGACTTCAAGATTGAGTTTGGTAAAACCAACGACGGACAGATCGTTCTGGCCGATGAAATCTCACCGGATACCTGCCGCTTCTGGGATGTCAATACCGGAGAAAAACTGGATAAGGACCGTTTCAGACGCGACCTCGGCGGTATTGAAGAAGCTTACGAAGAAATGTTAAAGAGAGTTAACGGCTAATCGCCCGCGCTCATTGCGATTTGTCAGCAGACTGCACGGGGCGGGCGCCGGCGGTGCCTGCCCCCAAGAGATATTTACGGAATACGGCATAGAGTGTGTTTCAATGGATGACAGCATGGATCCATTTTTGGAGGAAGAACGAATCAATGAGAGAAGACAAATTTCATGACGAATGTGGCGTCGTAGGTGTGTATTGTAACAGTCGTGAGACAAACTGCGCTTCTTATATTTACTATGGCCTGTACGCGCTTCAGCACAGGGGCCAGGAAAGTGCGGGCATCTCGGTTAACCGTGACGGCAGGATCACAACTCATAAGGACCTCGGCCTGGTGGCGGATGTCTTTAAGGGCAATGTGCTGAAATCCATGAGGGGAAACCTGGGTATCGGCCATGTGCGTTATTCAACCTCGGGTGAGGGCGGCGTGACCAACGCCCAGCCGTTAACGGTCAGCCTGAAATCAACCCAGATCGCCCTGGCGCATAACGGAAACCTGGTAAACGACAAAGCCTTAAGGGACATGCTGGAGGATTCCGGCGTTGTTTTCCAGACCACCATCGATACCGAGGTGATGGTAGACATTCTGGCCAGAGGTCTGCGCCATGGCGTGATCGAGGCCATTCAGCGCATGGTTGAGATCATCAAGGGCGGTTTTGCCTTGGTCATCACGCTGGAGGACAAGCTCATCGGCGTCCGCGACCCATACGGCCTGCGCCCCATCTGCCTTGGCAAAAAGGATGATATGTACATGCTCGCTTCGGAGAGCTGTGCCATTGACGCCATCGGCGGCGAGTTGATTCGTGACCTGAACCCGGGTGAGATTGTCGTCATTGACGAAAACGGCATTCAGAGCTATGGGCAGAATAACTGGGCCAGCAAGAGGGCCTGTATTTTTGAGCAGATTTATTTTGCACGTCCCGACTCTGTCATGGAGGGCCGCAGTGTTTATCAGGCGCGCCATACCGCCGGACGCATCCTGGCTAAGGAAAGCCCTGTGGACGCGGACGTGGTTATCGGGGTGCCGGATTCCGGGATTCCGGCGGCCATTGGCTATGCCGAGGAATCGGGCATTCCTTATGGCATGGGCCTGATCAAAAACAAGTACAGCGGCCGGACCTTTATCCAGCCGAACCAGAAGCTGCGTGAAGAAGGCGTGCGGCTGAAGCTGAATCCGCTGAGAGATACCATTGAGGGCAAGCGGGTCGTTATCATCGACGACTCCATTGTGAGGGGAACCACCTCCAAACGGCTTGTTGAGATTTTGAGAAGCGGGGGCGCCAAAGAAGTGCATTTCCGCGTGACCAGCCCGCCGGTATCCCACACCTGCCATTTTGGCATTGACACTCCAAAACGCAAATACCTGATCGGCGCTAAGAAATCCGTGGAGGAAATCCGCGAGATTCTGGGCGCAGATTCACTAGCATATATCAGTCTTGACGGCTTGAACGAGTCCGTCGGCGGCGGCACTGAGTACTGCCGCGCCTGTTTTGACGGCGATTACCCCATGGAAGTACCTGTATTAAAAAAGGATGATTAAAAAGGAGAGAAAATATGGCACAAACCGATGCTTATAAGGCAGCCGGCGTAGACGTCGAAGCTGGCTATGAGTCTGTCAAATTAATGAAGAAGGACGTTCAAAGAACGTTTAACCAGTATGTATTATCCCATTTGGGAGGCTTCGGCGGCCTCATCGAGCTGCCGGAGGGCTACAAAAAACCGGTTCTGGTTTCCGGCACCGACGGTGTCGGCACCAAGCTGATGATTGCCTTTATGATGGACAAGCATGACACCATCGGGATTGACGCGGTGGCGATGTGCGTTAACGATATTTTATGCCAGGGCGCAAGGCCGCTGTTTTTCCTGGATTACATTGCCTGCGGCAAGAACTACCCTGAAAAAATCGCCCAGATTGTGAGCGGTGTGGCCGAGGGCTGTGTCCAGGGCGGCATGGCGCTCATCGGCGGCGAGACTGCCGAAATGCCGGACATGTACAGTCTGGACGACTACGATCTGGCCGGCTTTGCCGTTGGCGTTGTCGAAAAGGATGAAATCATTACAGGGCAGAGTATTGCGGAAAGGGATGTTCTGGTAGGACTACCGTCCTCCGGCGTCCACAGCAACGGCTTTTCACTGGTGCGCAAGCTGCTTTTTAAGGACCTGAAAATGGACGTCCACACCAGGGTGGACGAGCTGGGCGGTACCCTGGGCGAAGCGCTGCTGACCCCGACCCGTATCTATGTGAAGGCCGTTGAGGATCTGCTGAAGCCCTACGGTGTGAAGGGCATGAGCCATGTTACCGGCGGCGGCTTCTATGAAAATATTCCAAGAATGATTCCGGACGGCCTGTGCGCCAGAGTGGACACCGCTGCCATCGAAACCCTGCCCATTTTCAAGTTTATCCAGGAAGCAGGCAGCGTGACAGATGAAGCCATGTACTCGACCTTTAACATGGGCATCGGGCTGGTTTCCGCGCTGCCGGCAGATCAAGCGGACGGTTTTGTACAGGCCTTAAAGGACAAGGGTGAAAAGCCTGTGGTGCTTGGCGAAGTGGTCAAGGGCGACGAAAAGATCGTGCTATGACCAAAATAGGCGTACTGGTGAGCGGCGGAGGTACAAACCTCCAGGCCGTCATCGACAGAGTTCATCACAGGTCAGGCGAAATCGCGGTGGTTATTGCCAACAACGCAGACGCTTACGGGCTGACCAGAGCCCAGAACAGCGGGATTCCCACCGCGGTGGTGCTGGAGCGGGATTTTGAGGATTACGATGCCTTCAACGCTGAGATTATCCGGACCTTAAAGGATAAAGGCGTTGAGCTGGTCGTGCTGGCAGGCTACATGAAGATCATCACCCCGGCCTTTGTAAAAGCCTATCCGAATAAGATTGTCAACATCCATCCGGCCCTGATCCCGTCCTTCTGCGGTGAGGGATACTACGGGATGCGTGTGCACGAGGCGGTCATAGACTACGGTGTTAAGGTTACGGGTGCGACGGTTCATTTTGTCAACGAGGAAGCGGACGCAGGTCCGATCATCGCGCAGAAAACCGTTGAAGTTGCGGACGACGACACGCCCGAATCCATTCAGAAAAAGGTGCTCAAAATTGAGCACACGCTGCTGCCCTGGGTGGTGGAGCAGTACTGTCTGGGCCATATAACCGTGGAGGGCAGAAAAACGAGAATAACCAGCGAGCTGTAAGGCTCGCGGGTGCTTAAATAAAATGAACAAAAAATTGGAGGAGAAACTATGAGAGCTTTAATCAGTGTATCAGACAAAACGGGTATTGTTGAATTCGCACAGAAGCTGGCCGGTATGGGCTGGGAAATTTTATCTACCGGCGGTACGGCAAGAGCCCTGCGCGAGGCAGGTGTGGATGTCATCGGTGTTTCCGACGTAACGGGCTTTCCAGAGTGTCTGGACGGCCGTGTTAAGACCCTGCATCCCAAGATTCATGGCGGTATCTTAAATATCCGCGACAACGAGGACCATCAGCGGCAGATCAGGGAGCTGGGCATCACCCCCATCGACCTGCTGGTCATTAACCTGTATCCTTTTAAAAACACGATTTTGAAGGAGGGCGTTGCCTTTGAGGACTGTATCGAAAACATTGATATCGGCGGACCGACCATGCTGCGTTCAGCCGCTAAAAACTTCAACGACGTGACCGTAGTGGTAGACCCTGAGGACTATGAGGTTGTGCTGAACGAACTGGATAAGGACGGCGCTACCAGCTATGATACCCGTTACCGGCTGGCCTTGAAGGTGTTTGAAACCACTGCCGCCTATGATACCATGATCTCAGATTTTCTCAGAAAACGTGTTGACGGTGAGGTTTTAAAGGATACCGTCACCATGACCTATGAAAAGGTGCAGGACCTGCGCTACGGCGAAAACCCGCACCAGAAGGCCGCGTTCTACAAAGAAATCGGCGTGGCCAAAGGCGCTCTGACAGCGGCCGAACAGCTCCAGGGCAAGGAATTGTCTTACAACAATATCAATGATACCAATGGCGCCCTTGAAATCCTGAAGGAATACCAGGACGAGCCGACCATCGTTGCGGTTAAGCACGCAAATCCCTGCGGTGTCGCCAGCGCCGAGACCATTTCAGAAGCCTACAAAAAAGCCTATGAAGCGGACCCGACCTCCATTTTCGGCGGGATCGTCGCGTCGAACCGTGAAATTGACGCGGATACGGCCAAACAGATGGTTGAGATCTTCCTGGAGGTCATTGTCGCACCGGGCTATACCGATGAAGCGCTGGAGGTGCTTAAAGCCAAGGAAAACCTCCGCGTACTCAAGCTGGATGACATTCTGTACAGCGAACCGGGCTATGAAACCAAAAAGGTGCTCGGCGGCCTGTTAATCCAGGAACGCGACACCAAGGACTACGAAAAGCTGGAGGTAGTCACGGACCGCAAGCCCACCGACAAGGAAATGGAAGACCTGCTCTTTGCCTGGAAGGCTGTTAAGAATACCAAATCCAACGCCATCACTCTGGCCAAGGATAAATGTATGGTCGCCAACGGACCGGGACAGGTTAACCGGATCTGGCCGCTGGAAAACTGTATCGAGCACGGCGGGAACAGGGTAAAGGGCGCGGTGCTGGCATCGGACGCGTTCTTCCCCTTTGACGACTGCGCTACCGCAGCGGCCAAGGCAGGCATCACAGCCATTATCCAGCCGGGCGGCGCGGGACGCGACGAGGACTCCATCAAGGTCTGTAACGAAAATGGCATTGCCATGGTCTTTACAGGCATGCGCCACTTTAAACACAGCTAAGCACAGAGGAGAAACGATATGAAAGTATTAGTAATCGGCTCGGGCGGACGTGAGCATGTGCTCACCTGGAAAATTGCCCAGAGCCCAAGGGTAGATAAAATTTACTGTGCCCCCGGAAACGGCGGCATGGCCAAAATCGCCGAATGTGTTGACCTTTCGGTGGAGGACATTGACGGCTGCGTGAAATTCGCCAAGGAAAAAGGCATTGACCTGACCGTTGTGGGCCCTGAGGTGCCCCTGGTAATGGGAATGACCGACGCCTTTGAGAAAGAGGGCATGCGGGTGTTTGGCCCCAACGCCAAATGCGCGGAGTTTGAGGGCAGTAAGGCCTTCACCAAGGATTTTCTTCTGCGCCATAGCATTCCGACAGCTGCCTACAAAGAATACACAGATCTCAATGAGATCATGAAGGATATTGGCGTTTACGGCTTCCCGATGGTTATCAAGGCAGACGGCCTGGCAGCGGGCAAGGGTGTGCTGATCGTGGAAAACGAGCAGGAAGCCAGAGACGGCATCAACATGATCATGGCCGACCATGAATTCGGCGCTGCCGGGGATAAGGTGGTTGTTGAGGAGTTTCTGACGGGCCGCGAAGCCTCCATGCTGTGCTTTGTCGACGGCAGTGTCATTGTGCCCATGGAAAGCGCCCAGGATTACAAGCGTGCCTACGATAACGATGAAGGCCTGAACACTGGCGGTATGGGCACCTATTCTCCGAACGTTTTGTTTGATAATGAAGTGTTAAACAAGCGCATTGAGGAAACCATCCTGACCCCGATTATCGAGGGCTTTAAGGCGGACGGCATGGACTTTAAGGGGATTCTCTTTATCGGTCTGATGATCGAAAACGACATGCCAAAGGTTCTGGAATTCAATGTCCGCTTTGGTGACCCCGAAGCCCAGAGCGTGCTCATGCGCATGGACAGTGATCTGGTGGACATCATGGAAGCCTGCATTGACGGAAAGCTTGCAGACTGTGACATTAAGTGGAAGGATGAAGCGGCAGTAACCGTGGTGCTCGCCTCGGGCGGATACCCGGGACCCTATGAAAAGGGCCTTGAAATCACCGGAATCGAGGATGTTGAGGGCTGTGAGGTATTCCATGCCGGAACAGCCCTGAAGGATGGAAAGCTGGTAACAGCCGGAGGACGCGTCCTCTGTGTTTCGGCTCTCGGCTCTGACCGTGAGGCGGCACGCGCCAAGGTCTACAGCCAGGTGGATAAAATTAAATTTGACGGTGCACGCTACCGGACTGATATTGCAAAAATGGATGAATGACAGCAGAGTAAAGGCACGCAATCTTATTTGCGTGTCTTTTTCTCAATGATCTGGAGGAAAGCAACGTGTGGAGTAAAATAAAAAAGAGTATTGCACTTGGAATTTTTATCGCTGTTTTAGGCGCAGTGGTGGGGGCCGTTGTGTGGTTCCTGCTGTGGCTGATGAATCTGGGCATTGACTTTTTCTGGACCTGGCTGCCCGGAAAATTCAACATTCCAGCCTACAATCTGATTGTCTGCGGCGCCGGGGGACTGCTTGTGGGGCTTTTGCAGGCAAAATTCGGCCCCTGTCCGGGTGAGCTCAGTGAAGACATGGCGGCCATCAAACAGGGCAAACGCCTGCCCTACGATAATCTGCCAGTCATTGCAGTCTGTGCGCTGGTGCCCCTTATTTTCGGCGGAAGCCTCGGGCCCGAGGCCGGGCTCACTGGTGTAATTGCCGGCCTGTGCTTTTGGCTGGCGGACCGCTTTAAATATGCCTATGAGGAAGTAGAGGATCTGGCTCAGGTTGGAATCGCCGCGACGCTGGGGGTTATTTTTCACGCGCCCCTTTTTGGCTTTGTCAATCAGGTCGAGGACGAAAAGGGTGGGCAGGCCATCCCTAAGAACTCGAAGATTTTATTGTATTTTATCGCGATTTTTGCCGGCTTTGGCATTTATATGCTGTTATCCAGACTGCTTGGCGGCGGCATGGGGCTTGGCCGTTTCGGACACATTACCGTCGGGCGAAACGAGCTTCTGGCCATGTTACCCCTTGCCCTCGTGGGCGCTCTCTGCGGCATCCTGTATTTTTATTTTGCCAGGGGAGTGACGGTGATCACTGCTCCCATTGAAAAACACAGGGTGCTCCTGGGGGTTATCGGCGGTTTGGTTTTAGGCGGCGTTGGCATGCTGCTGCCCTTTACCATGTTTGCCGGTGAACACCAGATGGGTGAAATGATGGAAATCTGGCAGACCCTGCCCATATGGATGCTGTTCTTAACAGGAATTGTCAAGCTTTTGATGATCAATATTTGTATTGGTACAGGCTGGCGCGGTGGGAATATTTTCCCCATTATCTTTTCAGCGGTCTGTATCGGCTACGGTTTTGCCGCTGTTTTTCCAATGGTCGACGCCACCTTCTGTGTGGCAGTGGTAACCGCAGCTGTGGCTGGGGCCATTATGCGAAAACCGATCGCGGTAGTGATGCTGCTGATCATCTGCTTTCCGGTGGATGCCATTATCCCCATGTGCGTGGGTGCCATCATTGCCGCCTCAATTCCACTGCCAAAGCAGTTCAGACAGCTTCCGGACGCGCAGGGAGAATAAATGAACACATAAAAAACACTCCGCTTTTTAGAAAGGGGAGTGTTTTTTTATGTCTAAGTCTTATTCGCTTCTTTTACGTTTAATCAGGGCGATCACACCAATGAGGATGCCGCCGCCTGCAAAGAGACCAATGATGGAGGGGATCATCCAGGCTGGAACCTCGCCGTCCATCAGGGCTGCAGTGGGGATACTGGTGTTTGGATTGGCACTTGTAACAGCGGCTGCAAGCTTTTGAATCACATTGCCGTCACCGCCGTTGCTGCCGTCATTGTAGGTCTGGGTGCTGCCTGCGCCTTCATCTGGATCCAGAGCCTTCACTTCGATTTCGCAGGTTGCAGTTTTGCCGTTGGCTGTCGTTGCGGTGACATCGGCAAGACCTTCGTTAACGGCTGTAACCTTGCCGTTTTCATCGACGGTCACAACGTTTGGATCACTGGAGCTCCAGGTCACGCTGGCGTCTGTGACATTCACAGGCTTAACGGTGGCCTTCAGCGTGGTGCTGGCATTCGGCTGGATTTTCAGATAGTCGTTGGACAGCTTGACCTCACTCGCGGCTACCGATGTTTTGACAGCCGCGTAATAGCTGAAATGCGGCGCTTCAAAGGAGACGGTTTTATTGTTGCTGTCGGCCTCAGTAGTATCCATTACTTTTACTTCGTCTGTATTTTCATCAAAATGGACAACCTTGATGTCGCCATTGTCTTTGTATTTTTCATTCAGCTCCATCTCGACGGAAACGGTTCCGCCTTCTGGCTGTTTCTCTTGGTTTGTAGTCTTGTCAATGGCTTTGATATCCAGGATTTCCAGGATTTCAGCTTCTGGATCCAGCTTGCTCTTCACAGCCTGATCCGCTTTATTCTTAACATCATCACTGACCGATGAAACCTTTAACTCGGCATCTGGCAGAACCTTACTGTCTGCGGAGACCTTTACCTGAGTTCCGTCCACATTTGCGGTGGTTTCGACTTTTTCAGGCTGAGGCGTGGGTTCAGGTGTCGGCTGAGCAGTTGGCTCAGGGGTTGGCGCTGCAGTTGGCTGAGGCGTGGGTTCAGGAGTTGGCGCTGCAGTCGGCTGAGGCGTGGGTTCAGGAGTTGGCGCTACAGTTGGCTGAGGTGTGGGTTCAGGAGTTGGTTCTGGAGTCGGCTGAGGTGTGGGCTCAGGAGTTGGTTCTGGAGTCGGCTGAGGTGTAGGCTCAGGAGTTGGTTCTGGAGTCGGCTGAGGGGTTGGCTCAGGATCTACATTGTCTAACAGGTAAATATAGCCTAGGAAATTGCCGCCCATGCTGTTGGCATTGTCGTAGTCCATATAAAAATCGCGATAGCTCCAGCCAGAGTTGGAGGTGACAACCTCGTTGCCATTGACTTCTTCAACGACAGCGACGTGGCCGCACCAGCCATTGGTAATTGAGCCGTCCCATACAGCAATAGCGCCGACAGCAGGCTCTGAGCCATAGGCAAAACCACCGCGGCCTTCGTCGTAAAGCTCTTTATTATCAGACCAGAAATACTTTGCATTGCTTCGGAAACTGCCCCATCCGTTTGGATTGCTGTTTACTTCGTTGTTTGGGAGGGGATAGCCCAGGATTTCGTAGGCACGGCCCCATGCGTAGTAGGTGCAATTGCCTCCCGTTAAAGGATTTAGCTCAAACGGATTTCCACTGGACCGGCTGTAAGGATAAGAATAGTAGTCCGGTTTATCTGTCCTCGGTGAGAATTCCGCAGCCTTTACGGTTGGTGCAAATTGGAGCGAATAGGCAAACAATAGGCAGACGCATAAAAGCGAAGGAATAAATCTGTGAATTAACTTTTTCATGCTGTGGTTCTCCTTCTAAAAATGATTTCGTTAAAATAATTAAAATAGTAATGTAAAATAATGAAGATCAGTCAACTGCTTGTAGAAAATATTATACCCTATTTCATACCGCATTTCCTTAAGATGTAACGAATTCTTAAAGAAGAAAATCTAATTGTAACGGAATTGCAAACAAGAAATATAGCCATTACTTTTTTAGTTTTCAATAAGGGGCGTTTAGAAAAACAAAAGTCAATTTAAAAAGCTGAAAGCCTATTTTTCACAGACGCGAAGGGTTTTGTTGTGATAAACGATAAAGCCGCACAGGGCGGTGAGGATACCGGTAGCGATAATGATAATGCGCACATCAATCATATCAGCCAGGGGGCCAAAAACGGTCATGCCGATGGGAAAGGCAGCAGCAGCCATAATTTGGACGAGGCTGAAAACACGGCCCTGCATGGCTTCTTCTACCCGCTCCTGAAGCAGAACGGTGATAGGCGCAGTGATAAAGGGAACGGTTATGCCGACAAAGAGCATAAAGCCCAGAAAAACAAGAAAAATCGGTGAGAGCCCCAGCCCAAGGCAGAAGATGCCGCAGAGGGTGCTGAAGACCATGATGGTGGTCACGCGGCTCTTAAAGCCACCCCAGGCGGCAATGACAAGCCCGCCGATCATGGCGCCAACGCTGTAGATAACTTCGTTGGCGGTGAGATACCACACCTGTTCACCAAAGGTCCTGGCAATGAGCAGCGGTGTCAGAAAGGCCGTGGGGGTCACTAAAAACATGAGCAGGGCATAGAAAATCAGGAGCACCCTGATGAAGGGGTGCCGGTAGGCATAGAGGATGCCGGTTTTTAAGTCGGATACGGTGCCGGTGTCTTTGGCGGACTGGGCCCGTTCGTGGGCTGGAATTTTGAGGATGGACAGCAGTGAGATGCCAATGATGGCAGTGACCACGTCAATGAAGAAGGTCGACTCGACAGAAACAGTGGCCAGCAGAGCCCCGCTGACGGCCGGAGCCACAATCATGGTCATGTTCTGGAGACTGCCGTTAAAGCCAGTGACCCGCATGAGCATGCTTTTGGGAGTGATCTGGGGAATGAGGGCGTTGACGGTGGGGGTCTGGATACCTGTGCCCACTGAGCGGATGGCGGATACCAGAAAGATAATCCAAAGCTCGCGGCAGCCCATGAAAAAGCTGATGGCCAGCCCCAGTGTGGACAGAGCAACCAGTGCGTCGGCGCAGATGATCAGCTTTTTTCGGTTATAGCGG encodes:
- a CDS encoding MFS transporter, with the translated sequence MNQQTPITDKDWKKRIILFLTSQTVSLLGSSLTQYAIIWYVTLTTTSGIMLTISTLVTFIPQVLISLFAGVWADRYNRKKLIICADALVALSTLGLAISFFMGCRELWIIFLVSAIRSVGTGIQTPTVNALIPQITPKSMLMRVTGFNGSLQNMTMIVAPAVSGALLATVSVESTFFIDVVTAIIGISLLSILKIPAHERAQSAKDTGTVSDLKTGILYAYRHPFIRVLLIFYALLMFLVTPTAFLTPLLIARTFGEQVWYLTANEVIYSVGAMIGGLVIAAWGGFKSRVTTIMVFSTLCGIFCLGLGLSPIFLVFLGFMLFVGITVPFITAPITVLLQERVEEAMQGRVFSLVQIMAAAAFPIGMTVFGPLADMIDVRIIIIATGILTALCGFIVYHNKTLRVCEK